A region of Ferruginibacter albus DNA encodes the following proteins:
- the folP gene encoding dihydropteroate synthase, translating to MYTLNCKGKLLVIESPLVMGILNITPDSFYEGYLDKELPAIVSLAEEMISAGADILDIGGQSTRPGSVRISAEEELDRILPVIQAILKKMPSAIISVDTYYSRVAEAAIENGASIINDISAGNMDSKMIATVASLQIPYICMHMKGSPDTMQNGPRYENVVTEVLDFFIDKIAECKNAGINDVIIDPGFGFGKTIAHNFILLKYLHTFSMLEKPILAGISRKSTVYKTLGTTANEALNGTTVLNTIALLNGASIVRVHDVKEAKEAIKLIRTYNESSNSK from the coding sequence ATGTACACACTCAACTGCAAAGGAAAATTATTGGTAATTGAAAGTCCGCTGGTAATGGGAATATTGAATATAACTCCTGATTCATTTTATGAGGGATATTTGGACAAGGAATTGCCTGCAATCGTTTCCCTTGCAGAAGAAATGATCAGCGCTGGTGCCGACATTTTAGACATCGGCGGACAAAGCACCCGTCCCGGAAGTGTGCGCATTTCTGCAGAAGAAGAACTGGATAGGATATTGCCTGTAATACAAGCTATTCTTAAAAAAATGCCTTCTGCCATCATTTCCGTAGATACTTATTATAGCCGCGTGGCCGAAGCTGCCATTGAAAATGGCGCTTCTATTATCAATGATATCAGCGCAGGAAATATGGATAGCAAAATGATCGCAACGGTTGCGTCCTTGCAAATACCCTACATCTGTATGCATATGAAAGGTAGCCCTGACACTATGCAAAATGGTCCCCGTTATGAAAATGTTGTAACGGAAGTATTGGATTTTTTCATAGATAAGATCGCCGAATGTAAAAATGCCGGCATTAATGATGTGATCATAGATCCCGGCTTTGGTTTCGGAAAAACGATAGCGCATAACTTTATCCTGCTGAAATACCTGCATACATTTTCTATGCTTGAGAAGCCAATATTGGCAGGTATTTCAAGAAAGAGTACTGTTTATAAAACATTGGGCACAACCGCTAATGAAGCACTAAACGGAACAACCGTATTAAATACGATTGCTTTGTTAAACGGCGCTTCGATAGTAAGAGTGCATGATGTGAAAGAAGCAAAAGAGGCAATTAAATTAATCAGAACATATAATGAGTCTTCAAACTCCAAATAA
- a CDS encoding FKBP-type peptidyl-prolyl cis-trans isomerase — MKRLFYLSALLAIVLVSCNSFRKTKSGMLYKVISNGQGKKLAYGNFFEIQVDRFYKDSHTDTILLNSRETGNQIGRFDSMIPPDYFAIFSTLRQGDSVVIKTSIDSIMKMSANLPPMFKKGEFLVNTYKIINIYTTEIEAKAAQEKLKLVAMQRDSVRTLVQKDKDDKIIKDYLAKNNLTADKTPKGTYVHIITPGEGPNLDTSMVPKVKYTGWAMSTGRAFDSNIDSNFHHTDLIPIDLKPEDRGVIDGWLDALPLLKKGAKAKIFIPSGLGYGPRGSRQDIKPNENLIFDIEIVDVITTAQARAEEKAEMDKQMAMRKHYMDSIKAVQKIDSIKRGIRK; from the coding sequence ATGAAACGTTTATTTTATTTATCAGCTTTATTAGCAATAGTGCTTGTATCGTGTAATTCGTTCAGGAAAACAAAATCGGGCATGTTGTATAAAGTGATCTCAAACGGTCAAGGGAAAAAATTGGCTTATGGCAATTTTTTTGAAATACAGGTTGATCGATTTTATAAAGATTCTCACACAGATACTATATTGCTAAATTCCAGAGAAACAGGCAACCAGATAGGTAGATTCGATTCAATGATTCCCCCGGATTATTTTGCCATTTTTTCTACTTTAAGACAAGGCGATAGTGTTGTTATTAAAACGTCGATCGATTCTATCATGAAGATGAGTGCTAACCTTCCCCCTATGTTTAAAAAAGGAGAATTTTTAGTTAACACCTACAAGATCATAAATATTTATACAACAGAAATCGAAGCGAAAGCTGCACAGGAAAAATTGAAGCTGGTAGCAATGCAAAGAGATTCTGTAAGAACATTGGTGCAAAAAGATAAAGACGATAAAATAATTAAAGATTACCTGGCAAAAAATAATTTGACCGCCGATAAAACACCTAAAGGAACATACGTGCACATTATTACTCCGGGGGAAGGTCCTAACTTAGATACAAGCATGGTTCCTAAAGTTAAATATACAGGATGGGCTATGTCAACAGGAAGAGCGTTTGATTCTAACATTGATTCAAATTTCCATCATACCGATCTTATTCCTATTGATCTGAAACCTGAAGATCGTGGAGTAATAGATGGTTGGTTAGATGCATTGCCTTTATTGAAAAAAGGCGCTAAGGCAAAAATATTTATTCCTTCGGGATTAGGTTATGGACCAAGAGGCTCAAGACAGGACATTAAGCCGAATGAAAACTTAATTTTTGATATTGAAATTGTAGATGTGATTACTACTGCACAGGCAAGAGCAGAAGAAAAAGCAGAAATGGATAAACAAATGGCAATGAGAAAACATTATATGGATTCCATTAAAGCCGTACAAAAGATTGATTCTATTAAAAGAGGAATAAGGAAATAA
- the recF gene encoding DNA replication/repair protein RecF (All proteins in this family for which functions are known are DNA-binding proteins that assist the filamentation of RecA onto DNA for the initiation of recombination or recombinational repair.), which translates to MPTLSKILITQFRNYSFSSFDFKERIIGICGLNGKGKTNLLDVIYYLCFTKSFFSKTNTLNIQFGTDGFRLEGYFDPDKVVCIQRATGKKDLSLNDVPYEKYSQHIGKFPCVMIAPDDIELITGGSEERRRFVDTILSQLDANYLQQLIQYNKILQQRNSLLKLSAEQGKTDWELLDVLDKQLLAPGKYIHSKRKEHTERLIPLVQQFYKSIAANDETVLLQYESKLNNNNLELLLAQYRDRDLLSQRSNVGIHKDDINIFLNDQSFKNIASQGQRKSLLFALKLAEFEILKTAKGFAPLLLLDDVFEKLDDVRMQNLLHWVCKENTGQVFITDTHRERLELAFVSLHTPYQIIQL; encoded by the coding sequence ATGCCGACGCTTTCCAAAATACTAATTACACAGTTCAGAAATTACAGTTTTTCTTCTTTCGATTTTAAAGAAAGGATTATCGGCATTTGCGGACTGAACGGAAAGGGCAAAACCAATTTATTGGATGTCATTTATTACCTCTGCTTTACAAAAAGTTTTTTTTCAAAAACCAACACTTTAAACATTCAATTTGGTACAGATGGTTTTAGACTGGAAGGATATTTTGATCCTGATAAAGTTGTCTGCATACAAAGAGCAACAGGCAAAAAGGATCTATCGCTGAACGATGTTCCTTATGAGAAATATTCGCAGCATATCGGCAAATTTCCCTGTGTTATGATCGCTCCGGACGATATTGAATTAATAACGGGAGGCAGCGAAGAACGCAGACGCTTTGTGGACACCATTCTTTCTCAATTGGATGCAAATTATCTGCAGCAATTGATCCAATACAATAAAATATTACAACAACGCAATAGCTTGTTAAAACTATCTGCAGAGCAAGGAAAAACAGATTGGGAACTGTTGGATGTACTGGACAAACAACTGCTTGCTCCGGGAAAATATATTCACAGTAAGCGTAAAGAGCACACAGAGAGATTAATTCCATTAGTGCAGCAATTTTACAAGTCCATTGCTGCCAATGATGAAACAGTTTTGTTACAATATGAAAGTAAGCTTAACAACAATAACTTAGAATTATTGCTGGCGCAATATCGCGATAGAGATCTTTTATCGCAACGCAGCAATGTTGGTATTCACAAAGACGATATCAATATTTTTTTAAATGATCAGTCTTTTAAAAATATTGCTTCACAAGGGCAAAGAAAAAGCCTCTTGTTTGCTTTAAAATTAGCCGAGTTTGAAATATTAAAAACTGCCAAAGGTTTTGCTCCGCTCCTTTTGTTAGATGATGTGTTTGAGAAATTAGACGATGTGCGTATGCAAAATCTTTTACATTGGGTTTGTAAAGAAAATACAGGACAGGTTTTTATTACGGACACACACCGTGAACGGCTGGAATTGGCATTTGTGAGTTTACATACTCCTTACCAGATCATTCAGCTATGA
- a CDS encoding BT_3928 family protein, whose amino-acid sequence MKLTVNIARILVGALFIFSGLVKAIDPLGLAYKMQEFFEAWSGGSVTGIWSWLSDHSLMLSMLMNTLEVGLGVALLLGWKRKFVTWALALLMIFFLFLTSYVLFSGKIRTCGCFGECIPLTPVQTFTKDVVLMILIIILLLGQKYILPLFRTMHLITLLVIALMATVYLQSNALEHLPIVDCLPYKKGNDILELRKMPADATFDKFAYSFIYKKGNEQKEFGMDNLPDSTWQFVDQKKTLTEKGNGKLPLINDFSLTDDNGSDVTDAVLGQHDQYYLFFIKILDEAKGDWQKGFEQLYKKAKEQKRPLYIVTADKQNVNAFMNVKHQYNLPVLICDGIAIKTAARCNPTVFLMNGPIVQGKWSWADINKAIKN is encoded by the coding sequence ATGAAACTAACGGTTAACATTGCACGAATATTAGTTGGCGCTCTATTTATTTTTTCAGGATTGGTAAAAGCGATCGATCCTTTGGGGTTGGCCTACAAGATGCAGGAGTTTTTTGAAGCATGGTCAGGTGGCAGCGTTACAGGCATTTGGAGTTGGCTGAGTGATCATTCCCTGATGTTATCCATGCTGATGAATACCTTAGAAGTAGGATTGGGTGTAGCATTATTACTTGGATGGAAAAGAAAGTTTGTTACCTGGGCATTGGCATTATTAATGATATTCTTTCTTTTTCTTACAAGCTATGTTTTATTCAGTGGTAAAATACGTACCTGCGGTTGTTTTGGGGAATGTATTCCTTTAACACCTGTTCAAACATTTACCAAGGATGTTGTATTGATGATACTGATAATAATATTGCTGTTAGGACAAAAATATATTCTCCCTTTATTTAGAACAATGCATTTGATTACGCTATTGGTAATAGCATTAATGGCAACTGTCTATTTGCAATCCAATGCCTTGGAGCATTTGCCGATAGTAGATTGTCTTCCCTATAAAAAAGGAAATGATATCCTGGAGCTTCGTAAAATGCCTGCAGATGCTACATTTGATAAGTTTGCATATTCTTTCATTTATAAAAAAGGAAACGAACAAAAAGAATTTGGAATGGACAACCTGCCCGATTCAACCTGGCAGTTTGTTGATCAAAAGAAAACATTAACAGAAAAGGGCAATGGCAAACTTCCTCTCATCAATGATTTTTCTTTAACAGATGATAATGGTAGCGATGTAACAGATGCTGTTCTTGGCCAGCATGATCAGTACTATCTTTTCTTTATTAAAATTTTAGATGAAGCAAAAGGAGATTGGCAAAAAGGTTTTGAGCAATTATATAAAAAAGCAAAGGAACAAAAGAGACCGCTTTATATTGTAACTGCAGATAAGCAAAATGTGAATGCGTTTATGAATGTAAAACATCAATACAACCTGCCGGTATTGATATGTGATGGTATAGCTATAAAAACAGCTGCTCGCTGCAATCCTACCGTTTTTTTAATGAACGGGCCTATTGTTCAAGGGAAATGGAGCTGGGCGGATATAAATAAAGCCATTAAGAATTAG
- a CDS encoding ABC transporter permease, whose amino-acid sequence MILFIRKIFYSILVLLGVVALVFIMFQGLGDPAKLLIGQTGDKKTLDNIRKDLYLDQPKWKQFLLYLNDVSPLCIHNKSEIEKKQLKGLFIGGTTKVGIKIPYLRKSYQTKKNVTDVLLEALPGTILLAVTAMLFATIIGILLGVLAAVKKGTWMDTSAVFASIAGISAPSFFMAIIIAFLFGVVLHAYTGLNLTGSWFDMDEVTGEKYLTIKNLLLPAFTLGIRPLAIITQLTRSSMLDVLSQDYIRTAYAKGLNKQTVVFKHALRNALNPVITAITGWFAELLAGAFFVEYIFGWKGIGKITVDALGKLDYPVVMGAVLLSACIFIIINMMADVLYGIVDPRVKL is encoded by the coding sequence TTGATCCTCTTCATCCGCAAAATATTTTACTCGATATTGGTGCTATTAGGAGTGGTAGCATTAGTGTTTATTATGTTTCAAGGGTTGGGTGATCCTGCAAAATTATTGATCGGGCAAACAGGAGATAAAAAAACACTGGATAATATTCGCAAAGATCTTTATCTCGATCAGCCAAAATGGAAACAGTTTCTTCTTTACCTGAATGACGTTTCTCCGCTCTGTATTCACAATAAAAGTGAAATAGAGAAAAAGCAACTGAAAGGATTGTTTATCGGCGGAACAACGAAAGTGGGTATAAAAATTCCTTATCTCCGTAAAAGTTATCAAACCAAAAAAAATGTAACAGATGTTTTGCTGGAGGCCTTGCCGGGAACAATATTGTTAGCTGTAACAGCTATGTTGTTTGCAACCATCATTGGTATTTTATTGGGTGTATTGGCAGCGGTAAAAAAAGGAACCTGGATGGATACTTCAGCTGTGTTCGCCAGCATTGCAGGCATATCAGCTCCTTCTTTTTTTATGGCGATAATTATTGCGTTTCTGTTTGGAGTAGTATTGCATGCTTATACCGGTTTGAATTTAACAGGAAGCTGGTTTGACATGGATGAAGTAACGGGTGAAAAATATCTGACCATTAAAAATTTATTGTTGCCTGCATTTACGCTGGGCATTCGCCCCCTTGCAATTATTACACAATTAACACGCAGCTCAATGTTGGATGTATTGAGCCAGGATTATATTCGTACGGCATATGCAAAAGGCTTAAATAAGCAAACTGTTGTATTTAAACATGCGTTGCGTAATGCATTGAACCCTGTTATTACGGCTATTACCGGCTGGTTTGCTGAACTGCTGGCCGGCGCTTTTTTTGTGGAATATATTTTTGGCTGGAAAGGTATTGGTAAAATAACAGTTGATGCATTGGGTAAATTGGATTATCCTGTAGTAATGGGTGCTGTATTGTTGAGTGCCTGTATTTTTATTATAATAAATATGATGGCAGATGTGCTGTATGGTATTGTTGATCCAAGAGTGAAGCTGTAG
- a CDS encoding DUF1599 domain-containing protein has protein sequence MNTNQQYDAAINSCKEIFLKKTADYGTSWRVYRTISIADQIYIKAKRIRTIQEKKTQKIGDDITSEFKGILNYAIIGLIQLDIDNDEIEELPVAEVEKRYTEKVSIAKKLMEDKNHDYGEAWRDMSQESFTDLILAKLLRIRQMVMNEGKTLISEGIDANYFDIINYAVFALILIGEGKQ, from the coding sequence ATGAACACGAACCAACAGTATGATGCCGCTATCAACTCCTGCAAAGAAATATTTTTGAAAAAGACTGCTGATTACGGGACATCATGGAGAGTTTACAGAACTATTTCCATTGCCGACCAGATATATATAAAAGCCAAGCGTATTCGTACGATACAGGAAAAGAAAACACAAAAGATAGGGGATGATATTACGAGTGAATTTAAAGGGATACTGAATTATGCGATCATAGGCTTAATTCAATTGGATATTGATAACGATGAAATAGAAGAATTGCCTGTTGCAGAAGTAGAAAAACGATACACAGAAAAAGTTTCCATTGCTAAAAAACTAATGGAAGATAAAAATCATGATTACGGAGAGGCGTGGCGTGATATGAGCCAGGAAAGCTTCACGGATCTCATCCTTGCAAAGTTGTTACGCATACGGCAAATGGTGATGAATGAAGGTAAAACATTGATAAGCGAGGGAATTGATGCGAATTATTTTGATATTATAAATTATGCGGTTTTTGCGTTGATATTAATCGGAGAAGGAAAACAGTAA
- a CDS encoding nucleoside-diphosphate kinase, which translates to MSNRTFTMIKPDATRKGSTGAILEKINAAGFKIVAMKMTHLSAAKAGEFYAVHKERPFYGELVEFMSSGPITAAVLEKENAVEDFRTLIGATNPAQAAEGTIRKLYAASVGENAIHGSDSNENAQIESDFFFSKLEQF; encoded by the coding sequence ATGAGCAACAGAACATTCACAATGATCAAGCCGGACGCTACCAGGAAAGGAAGCACCGGCGCTATTTTAGAAAAAATAAATGCAGCAGGCTTTAAAATTGTTGCAATGAAAATGACGCATCTTTCTGCCGCAAAAGCCGGAGAGTTTTATGCTGTGCATAAAGAACGTCCTTTTTATGGCGAATTGGTAGAGTTTATGAGTAGTGGTCCTATTACAGCTGCGGTTTTAGAAAAAGAAAATGCAGTGGAAGATTTTCGCACATTGATCGGAGCCACCAATCCTGCTCAAGCAGCAGAAGGCACTATCCGCAAATTGTATGCAGCATCTGTTGGTGAAAATGCCATTCACGGTAGTGACAGCAATGAGAACGCCCAAATTGAAAGTGATTTCTTTTTTAGCAAGCTGGAACAATTCTAA
- a CDS encoding DUF721 domain-containing protein, whose amino-acid sequence MSEFSMQDAIKQFLRQSRLKSGIQALQIEDVWEQIMGKTIAKYTNKIQIINQTLFINTTVAPLKNELLYQKDKIMERVNEALGEKVIKDVVIQ is encoded by the coding sequence ATGAGCGAGTTTTCCATGCAAGATGCAATTAAGCAGTTTTTAAGGCAGAGCCGTTTAAAAAGCGGTATCCAGGCTTTGCAGATCGAAGATGTATGGGAACAGATCATGGGAAAAACAATTGCCAAATACACGAATAAAATCCAGATCATCAACCAAACTTTATTCATCAATACTACAGTTGCTCCGTTAAAGAATGAATTGCTTTACCAGAAAGATAAAATAATGGAAAGGGTAAATGAAGCGTTAGGAGAAAAAGTAATTAAGGATGTAGTGATACAATAG
- a CDS encoding DHH family phosphoesterase encodes MAVYLIKITFAPPMQEISELYSLLSQPRKVVITTHQKPDGDAMGSSLGLYHFLKQFGHSITVISPTNWAAFLNWMPGCKQVLDYESQFNAANNAIDEAEWIFCLDFNTLSRTKKMEEKLGNATATRILIDHHIEPQVEKFTYGISNADKSSTAEMVYDFIVGSGNGDKINEAVAECLYAGVMTDTGSFRFPSTSSSVHEMVAALKKTGFKHSRVHEELYDNFLENRFRFIGNVLLHRMEIFYEYNTALIAIPQNDLIKYDIRTGDTEGLVNYPLSIQGIKLAAIIIDRGEERKSSFRSKGNFDVNTFARKYFNGGGHFNAAGGQNKEPLEEVVAKFKAAMKENKDQLSDYQF; translated from the coding sequence TTGGCAGTTTACTTAATTAAAATTACTTTTGCGCCGCCGATGCAGGAAATAAGTGAACTATATTCTTTATTATCGCAACCACGTAAAGTGGTAATTACAACTCATCAAAAGCCGGATGGCGATGCGATGGGTTCTTCATTGGGTTTGTATCATTTTCTAAAACAGTTTGGACACAGCATTACAGTTATATCGCCCACCAACTGGGCGGCTTTTTTAAACTGGATGCCCGGATGCAAACAAGTGCTGGATTATGAAAGTCAGTTCAATGCAGCCAATAATGCTATTGATGAAGCAGAATGGATCTTTTGTTTAGACTTTAATACATTGAGTCGTACAAAAAAGATGGAAGAAAAATTAGGTAACGCAACTGCTACAAGAATTTTAATTGATCATCATATTGAACCGCAGGTGGAGAAATTTACTTACGGCATCAGCAATGCAGATAAAAGTTCTACTGCAGAAATGGTGTATGATTTTATTGTTGGTTCAGGCAATGGAGATAAGATAAATGAAGCAGTAGCAGAGTGTTTATATGCAGGAGTGATGACAGATACAGGTTCCTTTCGTTTTCCTTCGACTTCGTCAAGCGTACATGAAATGGTAGCTGCGCTTAAAAAAACAGGATTCAAACATTCACGGGTACACGAAGAATTATACGATAATTTTTTAGAGAACAGATTCCGATTTATCGGCAATGTATTGTTGCATAGAATGGAGATATTTTATGAATACAATACCGCTTTAATAGCCATTCCACAAAACGACCTGATAAAATACGATATCAGAACAGGCGATACAGAAGGATTGGTGAACTACCCTTTGAGCATCCAGGGAATTAAACTGGCTGCTATTATTATAGATAGAGGGGAAGAGCGAAAAAGCTCTTTTAGAAGTAAAGGAAATTTTGATGTAAATACTTTTGCAAGAAAATACTTCAATGGCGGTGGACATTTTAACGCAGCCGGTGGACAAAATAAAGAACCGTTAGAAGAAGTGGTGGCAAAGTTCAAAGCTGCCATGAAAGAAAATAAAGATCAATTAAGCGACTATCAATTTTAA
- a CDS encoding DNA-3-methyladenine glycosylase I — MSYCIAIENMSGERQSLHKAYHDKLYGFPIHDDNELFCRLILEINQAGLSWETILKKETGFRKAYHNFNIKKVAAYTEKDRERLLADANIIRNRLKINAAIENAKSILQLQKEFGSFEKWLEHHHPKTKEEWVKLFKKTFKFTGGEIVNEFLMSIGYLPGAHTADCKIGKAILKAKPMWLISSSKEAKTTKTQKSI, encoded by the coding sequence ATGTCATACTGCATTGCAATAGAAAATATGTCGGGAGAGAGACAATCTTTACACAAAGCTTATCACGATAAATTATATGGATTCCCCATTCACGATGATAATGAATTATTCTGTCGCCTGATACTTGAAATTAACCAGGCAGGATTAAGCTGGGAAACAATATTGAAGAAAGAAACCGGCTTTAGAAAAGCGTATCATAATTTCAATATTAAAAAAGTAGCTGCTTATACAGAAAAAGACAGAGAACGCTTGTTAGCTGATGCCAACATCATTCGCAACCGTTTAAAAATAAATGCTGCTATTGAAAATGCTAAAAGCATTTTACAATTACAAAAAGAATTTGGTTCATTTGAAAAATGGCTGGAACATCATCATCCTAAAACAAAAGAAGAATGGGTAAAGCTATTTAAGAAAACGTTTAAGTTTACCGGTGGTGAAATTGTAAATGAATTTTTAATGAGCATTGGCTATCTGCCGGGGGCACATACTGCTGATTGTAAGATTGGAAAAGCTATTTTAAAAGCAAAGCCGATGTGGTTGATTTCAAGCAGCAAAGAAGCAAAAACTACAAAGACGCAAAAGTCTATTTAA
- a CDS encoding right-handed parallel beta-helix repeat-containing protein, with product MKKQLLFACLLSFFVILTSSQSFATIYYVATTGNDNNIGTSLFEPFATLSKAVSKATVAGDIIYVRSGTYTVSTPIKISKPGTAANRILLSVYPPDMANANSRPVFDFSGMAFGSSNRGIVLGANYWNIYGIIIKGAGDNGMNVDNGSYCKIEFCTFTRNRDAGLQLGGGSSRDSIINCDSYENADFNTATGNDGGNADGFAAKLDIGDSIVFKGCRSWYNSDDGYDGYLRPSNNVFWSFEDCWAFHNGYYWLDGSTNGDQNGMGFKTGGSDGKNLAHNTVLAKCISFNNKARGFDQNNNAGSIYVYNCTAYSNGDNDFGFNNSGVTYVSGAQLVLKNNLSLGKKGVNLPSASTGSRTLVNSNNSFSTSTTSAEILSFDTTGVTAMRNVDGSLPTLTFMHLNTSASTPFKYIDQGTVLSTVTYHGSAGIPYIGAAPDLGAFESNYTTPVPVKMTSFTAYTNGKYVKLNWNVSTEVNNKGWTIERSATSAAASWTTIGFVDGKGNSSIANSYSFEDNDNLAGTYYYRLKQTDLDGNVIYSSILAVNINAANVIAVAGFPNPFNSSATIRYSLPVKAKVVLSIFNQQGQLINKLVEETQQAGTYQKLINGQRLASGQYYLQLNVDGKTISNTLIKE from the coding sequence ATGAAAAAACAGCTACTTTTTGCGTGTTTGCTTTCTTTTTTTGTCATATTGACTTCTTCTCAATCTTTTGCAACCATTTATTATGTTGCTACTACAGGAAATGATAATAATATAGGCACATCACTTTTTGAGCCGTTTGCCACACTTAGCAAGGCTGTGTCAAAAGCTACTGTTGCAGGAGATATAATCTATGTACGCAGCGGAACTTATACGGTTTCAACTCCTATTAAGATCAGTAAACCGGGAACTGCCGCCAATCGTATTTTACTTTCTGTTTATCCGCCAGATATGGCGAATGCTAATTCTCGCCCTGTATTTGATTTTTCCGGTATGGCATTTGGCAGCAGTAACAGGGGAATCGTATTAGGAGCCAATTACTGGAATATATATGGCATAATCATCAAAGGAGCAGGTGATAACGGAATGAATGTAGATAATGGCAGCTATTGTAAAATAGAGTTTTGTACGTTTACGCGTAACCGTGATGCAGGCTTACAGTTAGGAGGCGGATCTTCAAGAGATAGTATTATTAATTGTGACTCATATGAGAACGCTGATTTTAATACAGCTACCGGCAATGATGGCGGTAATGCAGATGGTTTTGCTGCTAAACTGGATATAGGCGATTCCATTGTTTTTAAAGGTTGTCGCTCCTGGTATAATTCTGATGACGGGTATGACGGCTATTTAAGGCCTTCCAATAATGTTTTTTGGAGTTTTGAAGATTGCTGGGCTTTTCATAATGGATATTATTGGCTGGATGGCTCTACTAATGGCGATCAAAATGGCATGGGCTTTAAAACAGGAGGAAGCGATGGTAAGAATTTGGCACACAATACTGTTTTGGCAAAATGTATCAGCTTTAACAATAAAGCAAGGGGGTTTGATCAAAATAATAATGCAGGTTCTATCTACGTATATAATTGCACTGCATACAGTAATGGAGATAATGATTTTGGATTTAATAACAGCGGTGTTACTTACGTATCAGGAGCTCAGTTGGTATTAAAGAATAATCTTTCATTAGGTAAAAAAGGGGTAAATCTTCCTTCTGCCAGCACCGGCAGCAGAACATTGGTAAACAGTAATAATTCCTTCAGCACTTCTACCACCAGCGCCGAAATACTTTCATTTGATACAACAGGAGTAACGGCTATGCGTAACGTAGATGGAAGTTTACCTACATTAACGTTTATGCATTTGAATACTTCTGCTTCCACTCCTTTTAAATATATCGATCAGGGCACTGTATTATCAACCGTTACCTACCATGGCTCTGCAGGCATTCCATATATAGGAGCCGCACCAGATCTAGGAGCATTTGAATCCAATTATACTACTCCTGTTCCTGTAAAAATGACTTCATTTACCGCTTACACAAATGGTAAATATGTAAAACTTAATTGGAACGTTTCTACAGAAGTAAACAATAAAGGATGGACCATTGAACGTTCTGCCACTTCTGCTGCAGCATCCTGGACTACTATTGGTTTTGTTGATGGCAAAGGGAATAGCTCTATAGCTAATAGTTATTCTTTTGAAGATAATGATAATTTAGCAGGTACTTATTATTACCGATTAAAACAAACTGATCTGGATGGAAATGTTATTTATAGCAGCATATTAGCAGTAAACATAAATGCAGCAAATGTGATAGCAGTAGCAGGATTTCCTAATCCGTTCAATTCTTCTGCCACTATTCGTTATAGCTTACCTGTAAAAGCAAAAGTAGTATTGTCTATCTTTAATCAACAGGGGCAATTAATTAATAAGCTGGTTGAAGAAACACAACAAGCGGGTACGTATCAAAAGCTGATCAACGGACAACGTTTAGCAAGCGGTCAATATTATTTGCAATTAAATGTAGATGGAAAAACAATTTCAAATACACTGATAAAAGAATAA